Proteins from a genomic interval of Spea bombifrons isolate aSpeBom1 chromosome 4, aSpeBom1.2.pri, whole genome shotgun sequence:
- the CAMLG gene encoding guided entry of tail-anchored proteins factor CAMLG has protein sequence MDTQDGSVEAASDALMTASQRRAEIRRRKLMNNSEERMNRIMGIHKPANIDDLRTERLNKPDLSPMSSTLTKRGVLLSGDIVSSDHLCDGADGAESYSGEMTDLGRNSDFSNDSNGLRNHRPDVTADPMSQGLNQYLSKFDEAMKLRNQLNSEKPNSENGNGVDELDSFRIFRLIGSALLAVAVRMFVCKFLSIFAPFLTLQLAFMGLAKYFPKGEKKTKKTVLTAALLLSGIPSEVISRSLETYSKMADVFTDLCVYFFTFISCHEILLFFGSEVP, from the exons ATGGATACCCAGGACGGCTCCGTAGAAGCAGCCAGCGATGCGCTGATGACGGCGTCTCAAAGAAGGGCCGAGATCAGGCGGAGGAAGCTGATGAATAACTCCGAGGAAAGGATGAACAGGATTATGGGCATCCACAAACCAGCTAATATCG ATGACCTCAGAACGGAAAGACTGAACAAACCAGATTTGTCACCCATGTCATCTACCTTGACTAAGCGAGGAGTCCTGCTCTCTGGAGACATTGTCTCATCAGACCATCTCTGTGACGGAGCAGATGGAGCTGAATCCTACTCTGGAGAAATGACGGACCTCGGCAGGAATTCTGATTTCAGTAATGACAGCAATGGACTCCGAAATCACAGGCCAGATGTGACTGCAGACCCCATGTCACAAGGCCTAAATCAGTACTTGTCCAAATTTGATGAGGCCATGAAACTGAGGAACCAACTGAATAGTGAGAAGCCCAATTCAGAAAATGGGAATGGCGTGGACGAGTTGGACTCTTTCCGTATTTTTAGGCTCATAGGAAGTGCCCTTCTTGCCGTGGCAGTCAGAATGTTTGTGTGCAAGTTCTTG tCCATTTTTGCGCCGTTCCTCACGTTACAACTTGCATTCATGGGATTGGCAAAGTATTTTCCGAAG ggagagaagaagacaaagaaaacGGTGCTCACTGCAGCCCTGCTTCTGTCTGGCATCCCCTCAGAGGTGATCAGCCGCTCACTGGAGACCTACAGCAAGATGGCCGATGTTTTTACTGACCTCTGTGTCTACTTCTTTACCTTTATTTCCTGTCatgaaatacttttattttttggttccgAAGTGCCCTGA
- the DDX46 gene encoding probable ATP-dependent RNA helicase DDX46 → MGRESRHYRKRSSSRGRSGSRSKSRSPADKRAKRDDRRSRSRERDRERRRERSRSRDRRRSRSRDRKRPGRRPSRERERSRERRRSRSRERRRSRSKSRSRRSRSSSPNKNKKGEIRSKSKERTEGSEVSKEKKKEEKEEEKEKEKEKDVSNFDQNKLEEEMRKRKERVEKWREEQRKRVVESIGELKKEIEEMRQGKKWSLEDDDDDEEEPAEGEKEEAEEETEEVDSLDAYMEEVKEEVKKFNMGSVKGGSEKKGGPTVTKVVTVVTTKKVATETTKKKGELMENDQDAMEYSSEEEEVDLQTALTGFQTKQRKLLEPVDHGKIEYEPFRKNFYVEVPELAKMTPEEVSAYRLEMEGIVVKGKNCPKPIKTWVQCGISMKILTSLKKHAYEKPTPIQTQAIPAIMSGRDLIGIAKTGSGKTIGFLLPMFRHIMDQRPLEEGEGPIAVIMTPTRELALQITKECKKFSKTLGLRVVCVYGGTGISEQIAELKRGAEIIVCTPGRMIDMLGANNGRVTNLRRATYVVLDEADRMFDMGFEPQVMRIIDNVRPDRQTVMFSATFPRAMEALARRILNKPIEVQVGGRSVVCSDVEQHVIVIDEDKKFLKLLELLGHYQEKGAVIIFVDKQEHADGLLKDLMRASYPCLSLHGGIDQYDRDSIINDFKNGVCKLLVATSVAARGLDVKHLILVINYSCPNHYEDYVHRAGRTGRAGNKGYAFTFITEEQARHAGDIIKALELSGNAVPPELEKLWSEFKDQQKAEGKVIKKTSGFSGKGFKFDETEQALANERKKLQKAALGLQDSDDEDTALDIDEQIESMFNSKKRVKDMAGPGGAAAAAGTSGSAGGTPGAAASASATAPTGGNAEKLEIAKRLAKKLSVNKNLGAEAQDVMQQATNAILRGGTILAPTVSAKTIAEQLAEKINAKLNYVPVEKLEEEKQEAGANESFKRYEEELEINDFPQTARWKVTSKEALQRISEYSEAAITIRGTYFPPGKDPKEGERKIYLAIESASELAVQKAKAEITRLIKEELIRLQNSYQPTNKGRYKVL, encoded by the exons ATGGGAAGGGAGTCCCG ACACTACAGAAAGCGCTCGTCGTCTCGTGGCCGCTCGGGGAGTCGGTCAAAAAGTCGTTCTCCAGCAGACAAGAGAGCCAAACGAGATGACCGTCGCTCTAGAAGCCGTGAGCGTGATCGGGAACGTAGGCGGGAAAGATCACGTAGCCGAGATCGCAGGAGATCCCGGTCCAGAGACAGAAAAAGGCCTGG TCGTAGGCCAAGTAGAGAGAGGGAACGCAGTCGGGAGAGAAGAAGGTCTCGCAGCAGGGAGCGGCGAAGGTCAAGGAGTAAAAGTCGTAGCAGGCGATCCAGATCCTCCAGTCCtaacaagaacaaaaaaggagaaataag atcAAAATCTAAGGAAAGGACTGAAGGATCAGAGGTatctaaagaaaagaaaaaggaagagaaagaggaagaaaaggagaaagaaaaagagaaggatgttagt aattttgaTCAGAACAAACTTGAGGAAGAAATGCGCAAGCGGAAAGAGAGGGTGGAAAAATGGCGGGAAGAACAGCGCAAGAGAGTTGTGGAAAGTATTGGAGAgctgaaaaaagaaattgaagaaatGAGACAAGGGAAAAAATGGAGCTTAGAAGATGATGATG ATGATGAAGAGGAGCCAGCCGAGGGTGAGAAAGAAGAGGCAGAGGAAGAAACTGAGGAGGTGGATTCTCTTGACGCTTATATGGAGGAAGTGAAGGAAGAAGTCAAGAAATTTAATATGGGAAGTGTGAAAGGTGGAAGCGAAAAG AAAGGTGGACCGACTGTCACTAAAGTTGTAACCGTGGTTACTACCAAGAAGGTTGCCACAGAAACGACCAAAAAGAAGGGGGAGCTCATGGAAAATGATCAGGATGCTATGGAG TATTCATCTGAAGAGGAGGAGGTTGATCTTCAGACCGCTCTTACAGGCTTTCAGACAAAGCAGCGCAAGCTTTTAGAGCCAGTGGATCACGGCAAGATAGAGTATGAACCTTTCAGGAAAAACTTCTACGTGGAAGTTCCAGAGCTTGCCAAAATGACCCCCGAAG AGGTAAGCGCATACAGGCTTGAGATGGAAGGTATTGTTGTGAAAGGAAAAAACTGTCCGAAGCCCATAAAGACTTGGGTCCAGTGCGGCATATCAATGAAGATTCTGACTTCTCTGAAAaa GCACGCATATGAAAAGCCAACTCCCATTCAGACTCAGGCTATCCCTGCCATCATGTCTGGCCGGGACCTGATTGGGATTGCCAAAACAGGAAGTGGAAAAACAATAGGATTCCTTCTACCCATGTTTCGGCATATCATGGACCAGAGACCTTTGGAGGAGGGAGAAGGACCTATTG ctGTCATTATGACTCCAACTAGAGAGCTGGCTTTGCAAATAACTAAAGAGTGCAAGAAATTCTCTAAGACGCTTGGACTGCGTGTTGTCTGTGTCTATGGAGGGACTGGCATCAGTGAACAG ATTGCTGAACTTAAGCGAGGAGCCGAGATAATTGTGTGTACGCCAGGGCGTATGATTGACATGTTAGGTGCTAACAATG GTCGAGTGACCAACCTGAGGCGCGCAACGTATGTTGTCCTTGATGAAGCAGACAGAATGTTTGACATGGGCTTTGAGCCACAG GTCATGAGGATTATAGACAATGTGCGGCCAGACCGTCAGACAGTTATGTTTTCTGCCACCTTCCCAAGGGCTATGGAAGCTTTAGCCCGGAGGATATTGAATAAGCCAATAGAGGTCCAAGTGGGAGGAAGAAGCGTGGTGTGTTCCGATGTGGAGCAGCATGTG ATCGTGATAGACGAGGATAAGAAGTTTCTCAAATTGCTTGAGCTCTTGGGGCATTACCAGGAAAAGGGCGCAGTTATTATTTTCGTGGATAAGCAAGAACACGCAGATGGGTTACTGAAGGACCTAATGAGAGCATCTTATCCCTGCTTATCTCTTCACGGAg GTATTGACCAATACGACAGAGACAGCATCATAAATGACTTCAAGAATGGAGTCTGCAAGCTACTGGTGGCCACTTCTGTTGCGGCCAGGGGCCTTGATGTCAAGCACTTGATCTTGGTGATTAATTATTCCTGCCCCAACCATTACGAAGATTATGTGCACAGAGCTGGACGTACAGGCAGAGCTGGAAATAAG GGCTATGCATTCACATTTATCACAGAGGAGCAAGCTCGACATGCTGGAGACATCATTAAAGCCTTGGAACTTTCCGGCAACGCCGTTCCCCCGGAGCTAGAGAAACTCTGGAGTGAATTTAAGGATCAACAGAAAGCT GAAGGAAAAGTGATAAAGAAGACCAGCGGCTTCTCCGGAAAAGGATTTAAGTTTGATGAAACAGAGCAGGCTCTGGCAAACGAGAGAAAAAAGCTCCAGAAAGCAGCTCTCGGTCTCCAGGATTCTGATGATGAAGATACAGCCCTTGAT ATTGATGAGCAGATCGAGAGTATGTTTAACTCTAAGAAGAGGGTGAAAGACATGGCTGGTCCAGGTGGAGCGGCAGCTGCCGCGGGTACAAGTGGGTCTGCTGGGGGTACACCAGGAGCTGCCGCTTCAGCCAGTGCCACAGCGCCCACCGGGGGAAATGCAGAGAAACTTGAGATAGCGAAACGCTTGGCAAAGAAACTTAGTGTGAACAAGAACTTGGGAGCAGAGGCTCAG GATGTTATGCAACAAGCCACAAACGCAATATTGAGAGGAGGCACCATACTGGCACCCACAGTATCTGCAAAAACCATTGCAGAGCAACTGGCAGAAAAGATCAATGCTAAACTCAACTATGTCCCAGTAGAGAAACTGGAAGAGGAGAAGCAGGAAGCTGGAGCTAATGAATCATTTAAGAGATATGAAGAAGAGTTGGAGATCAACGATTTCCCACAA ACTGCCAGATGGAAGGTGACCTCTAAAGAAGCTCTCCAGAGAATCAGTGAATATTCTGAAGCTGCGATTACGATCAGAGGGACATATTTCCCACCTGGAAAAGATCCTAAGGAAGGAGAAAGGAAGATTTACTTGGCTATTGAAA